The window CTTTTTTGCCGGTCGGGACCAATGGTTATGGCCCGGGGTTTGCCTGAATTACATGGGTGGGGCTAGCTTGCCATGGCTTCTTTTTAATTTCGCCTTCTTATGAATCGGATCGATCGCCTTTTTGGGATACTCACCATGTTGCAGTCGAAGAAATATGTGCCGGCTGAAAAGATCGCGGAGAAATTCGGGATCAGCATCCGGACCGTATACCGTGATATCAAGGCCATTGGTGAGCAAGGTGTTCCGCTGGGCTTTGAACAGGGCAAAGGATACTATGTGATGCAGGGATACTTCCTGCCCCCGGTCTCCTTTACGACGGAAGAGGCCAATGCGCTCCTGTTGATGGAAGCCATGGTGGGTGGTTTTGCCGACCTGTCGATCAAGAAGCATTATTCTTCCGCCCTCGGTAAGGTGAAAACAGTTCTGAGGCATCAACAGAAAGAGAAGCTGGAATTCCTTGACCGCAATATCAAGTTCCATTTGCCGGAATGCTTCATGCCCGATTATGCCTATCTCTCGAAGATCCAGGCTGCTATTGCCGGTAGGACCATCCTGGAGATCGCTTATGAGAATAAGGAGGGGATTGCCAGCAGGAGAAGGGTAGAGCCCATCGGCCTGGTCTTTTATGCCTTTGCCTGGCACCTGATCGGCTGGTGCCATCACCGCAAGGATTACCGTGATTTCAGGGTGTCCAGGATCAAGTCCATGGTCAGCACCGACCTGCCTTTCCTGAATGAAAGCCTGATGGACCTGAATGATTATGTCAAGCTTTGCCCGATAGATCAATAAACTTTTTCACCCCATCGTCCACTATAGGATTTACGGAGTACTTGCCACAAAGGCTCAAAGGCACGAAGGAGCACGAAGACGTCTTCGTGCTCCTTCGAGTCTTAGTGACTTCGTGGCCCCTAACCATCACCCCTTATCAATAAATTTTTACCCCTCTCAAACAGACTGCCATAGGGTTGTCAGTGACCAGTATTTGCTTTGTGGTTCAATTAAAACATGAACCTATGACAATCTTAGCCAATTTGCTCCGTGAGCTGGAGCAGGAGTCAGTGACGACCAGGAAAATGCTGGAAAGGATCCCTGAAGACAAGTTCGACTGGAAGCCCCATCCCAAGAGTATGGACCTGCGTATGCTGTCCACCCACCTGGCAGAACTGCCTTCCTGGGTGCCGATGATCCTCCATACCAATGAACTTGATTTCGAAGTGATGGACCATAAACTCCCTGTTATCAAATCCCGTGCGGAACTACTGGCCTTTTTCGAGCAATCGCTGGCAGAAGGCAAGAAGGCCCTGGCCGAAGGGAATGACGGGATGCTGGAAGGCGACTGGACCCTTCGCAGTGGGGCGAAGATCCATGACGTATCTCCCAGGCCTGAAGTGATGCGCATGACCTATTGCCAGATCGTACACCATCGCGCCCAATTGGGGGTATACCTGAGACTGCTGGACGTACCTATCCCCGGCAGCTACGGACCCAGCGCGGATGAGAATACATTCTGATCCATGTGATCTACTGCCACTAAGGCCTTCGCTTTAATCTTCACAAGCTGGCCTTAGTGGTTTTTTATTGCGGATATTTGATCCAAATCGATAAAGGGAATGAAGTCCGCTACTGTACATGAGATCAAACAGGAATTGCAGCAATTGCCAGCCCAGGAATTGGTGGAATTGTGTTTAAGGCTGGCCAGGTTCAAGAAGGAGAACAAGGAACTGCTTACCTACCTCTTGTTTGAAGCGCAGGATGAAGAGGGCTATATCCGTTTGGTGAAGGAGTCCATCAGTGCGGACTTTGGTGGGATCAACCGGTCCAGTTTATATTTTGCCAAGAAGACCTTACGCAAGATCCTCCGAACCATCAATAAGTACTGCCGATATACCGGTTCCAAACAGGCAGAAGTGGAATGGCTGATCCACTATTGCCAGGAATTGAAAGCCTCGGGCATTGAATTTGAAAAGAGCCCGGCCTTATTGAACCTATACCAAGCCCAATTGAAGAAGATCAGCAAGGTCATTGATTCCCTGCATGAAGACCTGCAGTTCGAATACCGCCGAGAATTAAAGAAGCTCGGTTAGTCTTTGCTGTTAGCCTTCCCGTTTTATTGGATCACCAGTTTTTTGGTGAGTTGCCTTTGTCCGTCCTTGATGATGGTATAGATATAGATACCTGCCTGCAACCTGGATAGGTCGATGGATTGGATGGTGTTGCTCAGGCGCTGCTGGAAGAGGAGGCGGCCATTGATATCATACAATACAAAGGAAGTTCCTTCCGGGTCTTCCACCATTACTCTAAGCGACTGTCCTTTGTTGACCGGATTGGGAAAGACATAGTAAGGATTCTCATTGAATTGGTATACGGATTCATTGGGGGTATATAGCCTGGTGCCATTCTCGAGTTCAACATAGGCCCTGAAAATATTTAAGCCGTTTGAAGCAAATGTGGTAGTGATGTTTTGGAAGGTCACAACAGGGCTAACCGCTGATAACTCAATAAAGCCATTTTTGGTCAGTTGCTCAAAGCCGATCTTTTTTACGCTATAAGTGGTGCCCAATTCCAGTGTTAACCTTGCTTCATTGGGTTGACCTGCATCTGCCAGGAAGTTCCTGATATAACAGCCGGTCTGCTGCGTTTTGTAATTGAAGGTGTAGGCTTTCTCAGCTTCAACGCCGTTTGCTAATATGGGGGCGACAGTAAAATATTCATAGGGATTGTTGCTGGCATATTGTACCAATGCAGTATCTGTTAGTTCGGTAAAGGGTTCGAGGTAGCGATCACCAAGCCGGTACAACCTGTAGCCCTGTACAGCTGTTGGGGCTTTCTGCCAATAAATCAGGAAGGAGTCTACACAATTGAATCCTGTCCTGATCAATAAGTTATTGGAGATGCTGACGGTATCAGAATGGTAGGTGTTGGCGCCAATGGTCATCCTGAAGGTGATGCTGGCAAACTGGTCAGGAGCCTGCCACTTATAATGAGGTGTAGACAGGTCAACATTGGGATCCATCGACTGCCAACTGCCACTATTGTTAAGCTGGTATTCCAGTTGGCCAGTTCCATTATAACCGGATTGCCACCTGAGGGTGTTGCGTTTGCCGGGAAGGAGGTTATCCCCTTTTACAGGGAAGGTGAACTGGAAAGTATTGAGGGTATCAAAATGCCAGCTTAGCGCATAGGCCTGCAGGTTAGTGGCTAGGTTGTTAGCGCGGATCTTCACCAGGTAATTGCCCGCTGCCGGTATATCAAGGCTGATCATTTCCGTATTGTTCAGGCTATCCCTTTTCCTGGTGGCCAATTGGGTCAATGCATCAAGCGATGGGGTGCTGTTGAGCACCCAGGGTTGCCATATTTCCCCGGTCAATTCGTTGACCAGCTCCAGGTCGAGGTCATTGACCAGCGCCGTATTGCTGTTGGTAAGGGCTGCGGGATCCAGCCAGGAGAGGACAATCCTCGCTTGACCGATATTTTCGGGTATGGTTAACCGGTAGCTATCCTGCTGTCCGGTATTGATCATGCCATTATGGTATTGTCCTTTCTTTACCAGGGCGATCGCCCTGACAGCATTGACTGCCCCATAGCCGGAGGCGAAGTCGATGCCTCTCGCACCTATATCCGTTGCCGTGCTGGCCAGGATGGATTTTACCAGTGCCGCTGAAGGCAATTGGCCATGTTTGTCGCGGTAAGACTGCTGGATCAGAAGGGAGAAGCCGGATACCAGGGCAGCTGCACCGGAACTACCATCTTCCCCGAATGCTACCAGTTCGGGTTTGAGGCGGCCATCATAGGCCGGACCCCTGGAAATGGCAGCCGGAATATTACCAATTGAATCCATTGCGGCCACCAGGATCACGTTCTTGGCCATCTTGAAACTCCCGGTCAGGTTGGCCATTTTTTCAATGCCGGCATAAGGACCACTGGTGCTGGTGAGGCTGCCGGAATTACCTGCAGAAAACACATGGACCAGGTAAGGGAGGGCGTTGACCTGCTGGTCATAGGCCCGGGCGTCTGCACCATAGAAGTTCTCGATGCCGGTGCCATAGGAATGGTTCTGGACCGAAATGCCTGTCCCGGTTAGGTTGGCATCATTATCAGGAAGCAGGTTGGCAAAATCGGAGGAGCTGAACTGGCTGCCCCTGGCCACCCCTGTCCCGGTAAAATAGGTATTGCCGCCACCGGCTATAATAGTGGTCATGGTGGTGGCATGTGCCTGCATCAGTTTTGCGGCATCGGGGGAAGACTTATAACGGCCTTTGAAATCAATATCGACCGTATCCATTATTTCTTCCTTGATGGATACGGTAAGACCACGGCCATCAATGTCAGGCCATAGACGATGGGCGGCATTTACGGCATTGGCGCTCAGGTCGAAACCGGTCAGCTCCCTTTCCACAACAGGCTGGCGTTGGCGGGCAATGAAGCGTACCATTGTGTCCTGCAGGATATGCTTTTCCAGCCAATGGAAACTTGTCCGGATGATCGCTATGTTGTGTTGCCCGGAAACCTTGCTGAAGCTTATGTTGCGATTCCCTATGTAATGATCAGTGAATGCCTTTGGGTCACTCAGTTCCACTAAATAGGATTGTTGCTGGTCATCCTGCTTTGCTGCAAGGACAGTTTCTGCCAGCTCAGGGGATAGTTTCCAATAGTCGTTGACCGCAATGGGTTGAATGCCCTGCCGGATAAGTGAATTCCATTCCTGCTCCGTTGGGATGGCCACAATCACATAGTCCTTGTTGAAGCTGCGTAACACGCGGATGCCTTTCGGTAAAGTTTGGCCCGGAATGGCGTAGGCCTTTTGGGAAGGATTGAATGGTTCCCTGATTGTTGTTCCCACTTTGTTTTCGGTTATCCCCCTCCGCAATAAGGAGAGGGAACTGTCCCTATCGGTCAGTCCCTGGGCCAGGGAACTCACTGAACTGAAGGCGCAAAGGGCAAGGAACAGGGTGATTCGCATAGTTTTCAAAGGACTAAATTTAGGTAAAAGCGGGATGCATGCGGTAAGCTTAAACAAACCGGGGTTTTTCGGTAATCTTTTAAAAACACCCGGCATTAATGTTGAAATTACCGGGAAAATAGTATTTTAATAAGCCAAACAATAATTCGTATTCTATTTCAAACACCAAACAAACTAACACACATGCAAAACAAATTCCGTTTGTCAGCCTTAGCGCTGGCTTTGCTTATCGCAGGTGCTTCATGTAAGAAGGCTGCTACAGTGGCTGAAGAGCCAAATGCTGTAACCCAGGAAGTGGTGGATGGCATCAAGGCCATGGGTTTCACTACCACTGGCATCCAGGCCACCGATGGTGGTTACATTGTGGAAGGTGATATTTTCATCTCCAGGAATGACCTTGGCCGCAACATGCAAGGCGCTATCCTGCGTGTTGGCCAGTCAGAGCAGTACCGCACCACTAACCTGGTGACAGGTCTTCCCCGCGTGATCACCATTAGTGTTGATTCAAGGCTGGCTTCTTCCTATGTTGCCGCAACCGATGAAGCGATTGCCCGTTTCAATGCGGAGAACCTCCAGCTGACTTTCCAAAGGGTAAGTTCTGGTGCTAATATCGCGATTACCCAGGCTCCAAGGAATGCCCAGTACCTGGCTTCTGCCGGTTTCCCTACTGCGCAAGGCAATCCCCATAACCAGGTCCTGGTTAACACCCGTGCAATCGGCAGCCAGCCCCAGAGTACAGTGGCCACTATCCTGGCCCACGAGATCGGTCATTGCATTGGTTTCCGTCATACCGACTACATGGATCGCAGTTATAGCTGTGGTGGTTCAACTGCCAATGAAGGTGCTTCCACTGTAGGAGCTATCCTGATCCCAGGTACCCCTGCCGGTCCTGATCCAAACTCCTGGATGCTGGCTTGTATCGGTAGCGGCCAGAACCGTCCGTTCAATGCGAACGACAAGACTGCCCTCTCTTACCTGTATTAATTCATTCACTAGTTTGAAATAGTAGAAAAGGGACTGCAAATGCAGTCCTTTTTCTATTGTGCCTGATCGTGGTCTTGAATGGAGGCGAACAAGGCATGCTGACTGGCCGTATGCAGGTTGCGCCAAACCCGGTTGATCTCGGTAGCCGTGTTGGCAGCGGCGAGTCCAAGGAGCGGATAGATCTCATCTACATAATGCCTTGAACTATTGGCAAGTCCCCTGCTGCTTATTGCCAACAGATCTGAAAGTTCTTCCTGGAATATCCCAAAGGTGTTGCCGAATTTCCAGTAATCCTCAATGAGATCGTACCAAAGCTTTCGTAACGCGGTGATTTGTCGGTTGGATTCACTGATGGATCCCTTCACCATCCTGCCAAATGCTTCGTCTACCTGGCCTTTGGCGAGCCGCTCTTCATTGAGCTGCCCGGCCAATTCCAGGAATCGTATGGCCATTCCCGATAGATTGGCAGTGAGGGTAGCGGTGGCAAATGGCAAAAATGGAACCCGGAAGATCAGTCCATCGAGCCGCGCGGCGTCGGGTGTTATGACAAAACTCCTTGTTTCAGGAACTTCCAGTTCTTCTACTTCGTAACTGTTACTGGCAGTAGCGATCATGCCAATGGTTGACCAGTCATCGTTGATGATCACTTCTTCCTGTTTGAATACAAATGCCCTTATTGCCTGCTGTCCATTTGCATCCAGTATGGGTTGCCCATCTTTCTCCAGCAGGCAGTTGGCGGTGAAGGCAGTAGCGATCGGACTGCCTGTAGCGTATTTCCACCGTCCATTAATGATATACCCATTCCCTGTGATTTGGGCCGTACCAGTGGGTGCACCGCTGCCGGCGAGACAAACATGCGAATCGCCAAAGAACTCCTTTGCTGTTTCATCGGGAAGGAATCCAATGAACCAATTGGCGCCACTGCACAAGGTGACGGTCCATCCTATGCTTCCATCCACCCATGCCAGGGCTTCTTCCAACCTGATCACTTCAGGAAAGCCCAGCTCCAATCCTCCGTAGGCCTTTGGCACCATCATTCTCAACCAGCCCTCCTGGTGAAGAATGGCCACTTGTTCCGGGTGCAGTTGCCGCATTTGTTCGGCGCTTGCTGAATACCGGCGTATCCTTTCCATGATCGCTGCAGGGATGACCTGTTCCAATGCCAATGACTGGCCCATAATGCGTTTTTTTGATTGGCTACAAAGCTATAGGTTGGCGGTGAACACTACTGTTTTTCCCATGGATGGACCGGAACCTTTAGTTTTGCCCTCACTATTCAGTTGATATGAACCAAAGACTTGTCCAGATAGCCATTGTTGTAAGGGATTACGATGAAGCCATCCAATTTTATGTGCATACACTTGGTTTTGAACTGGTGGAAGATTCTGTAATGAGTCCCACCAAGCGCTGGGTGGTGGTTAGGCCAAAGGGGAGCGGAGGTGCCAATGTGCTATTGGCCAAGGCCGCTAATCCTGAACAGGAGAGCGTTGTCGGTCGCCAGACAGGTGGGCGCGTATTCCTTTTCCTGCATACCGATGATTTTGACCGTGATTATGAGCGCTATCGCGACGCGGGCGTGAAATTCATCCGGGAGCCGGCCGTTGAGGACTTTGGTAAGGTATCTGTTTTTGAAGACCTGTACGGGAACCTCTGGGACCTGATCGAGCCGAGATAAAAAATTAAGGAGCCATCCTTTTCCTGATGGCTCCATTTATGTTATTGATCAATATACAATTACCGGCCTGTTGGCTGCATGAGGCTGAATGATGCTTGCCTCTACATCAAAAACATCGCGGATCATGGCCGGGGTAAGGTTATGGGGTTGATCCAATCGATACACCATGGACCCTTCCTTCATCATCAATAAGGAATCTCCATATTGCAACCCCAGGTTGAGGTCATGAAGGATGCAAACAACAGTGACCCCTTGGTTGACCAAAGCTTTTGCTTCTTTCAAAACCTGGTGCTGGAATTTAATGTCCAGGCTGGCAACGGCTTCATCCAACAATAATAACTTGTTGGAGGGTTCTCCATCTGATTCCAGCTGGGCCAAGACCCTGGCAAATTGGACCCTTTGTTTCTCTCCTCCTGAAAGGGTTAAGTAGTCGCGCCCCGCCAGGTGCCGTACGCCTGTTCTTTGCATGGCCGTTTCCACAATACTTTCGTCAGCGGCGGATGGCCTGATATCAAAGAAGGGGTACCTGCCCATCATTACTACCTCGCCAACAGGTAGGGGAAAACTGAGCTGGGCATGTTGGCTCATTACTGCACGGAACCTGGCCAGTTCAGCTTTCCCGATGTTCTTCAGGTCGATGCCATTGAGAAAGACCTTTCCGCTGGTTGGGTTCAACTCACCGGCTATGAGTTTAAGTGTAGTGGATTTGCCGGAGCCATTCGGTCCAATGATCACATGCAGCTTGCCGGCTTCGAGGCAAACATCCAGTTTTTGGATGATCCTTTTTTTTCCTGAGCTGTATTCAACCTGTTCCAGTTTAACCATGATGCTCTCCTTTCGTGACCGCCAGTTGCGATCTCTTTAGCAGGATGATGAATATTGGTGCGCCAACCAAAGAGGTGATGATCCCGATCGGGATCTCTGCTGGCGCCAATAGAAGCCTGGCGGCCATATCGGCCAGGTTGAGCAGGATAGCCCCGGCCAATGCTGCAGCTGGCAACAGTTTCCGGTTATCACTACCCATGAGCAGGCGCAGGATGTGTGGAACGATCAGGCCGACAAAACTGATCACGCCAACGAATGCAGTGGCAATGGCTACCATGGCGGTATTCAGGATCATGATCTTTCGCTTAAGCATCACCGTATCAACGCCAAGGTAATTCGCATCTTCCTCGCCCAGCAATAATGTATTCAGTTGTTTGGCATAACGGAAAGCAAGCAGGCAGCCTGAAATTCCTGTAGTGCCAACGATCACTACCTGCCACCAGCTGGCGCCTGAAAAGGTTCCCAGGCTCCAGAAGGTGATGCTCCTGGCCTGGGGGTCACGGGCTATATAAGCCAGGAAGCCGGTTCCACTCAGGCCGATCGCATTGACTGCAATGCCTGCGAGTAAGAGGGATACAACCGATGAGCCTTTTCCTTCACCGGCCAATGTATACACCAGAAGGGTGGCCAGCATTGCCCCACCAAATGCAAATAGTGGGGCCAGCCATGCACCCAGGTTGGCCTTCAAGCCGGGATCTATCCCTGCTGCGAGCACAAATACCAGGGCGGCCCCGCATGCAGCGCCGGAGCTGGTGCCAACCAATCCCGGTTCAACAATGGGATTTCGAAATAGCCCCTGCATCAGCACACCGCTGACGGCCAGGATGGAACCAACCAGGCAACAAAGCAAGACCCTCGGCAGGCGAAGTTCAATGAAGACATTCTCCTGCAGGCCAATGAGCTCCTCGCCACTTAACCAATGCTGTATTCCCGAGACCATTGCTGTAACGGGGATCTGCACCGCCCCTTCTGCTATGGCTGCCACTGTTGTGACCACAAGGATCACGGCAAGTGCAGGGATAACTTGACGCTTATTTTTCATTGCTGCCATTTGGGTGGATCTGCTGGATCAATTGAATGATATTCTCGCCGGTCCTTGGACCAAAGTAAACCAGGTCATGCTCCTCAAAACGGATGATGCGTTTGTTTTTACCGGCCTTGGTCAGGGCAACACCTGGCACGGTACTGATGAACTTGTCCATGCTGCCCATCTGGTCATAGCCATAGTCTGTTGCTATGATGATATCAGGATCGGCAGCAGCAACCGCCTCCGCACTTAACTGGCGTGCCCCCTTGCCATCGTATCCTGCCACTTTCCCGCCCGCCAGCTCGATCATCTTATCGCCAGGACCTTTCCTGCCACTCATGACAAAATAGATATTCATGGCCCGGCCAAAATGAATGATCATTACTGATGGCGTGTCTGTAATGGCCCTTGATTGAAGGAATGCCTCCGCCTTTTGTAAATCGCTATCCATTTTGGCCACCAGTGAGTTGGCCATTTTTTCTTCATGGAAGAACTGTCCCAGTTCACGGATCAGCATCCTGGTGCTGTCGATGGTGTTCGCCCCACCAAAGCTTTTGACGCTTAGACCGGCTTTGGTGATCTGTGGCAGTACATTGTCAGGTCCGATATCATTACTGTGGACTACCAATCCGGGGTTCGCGGCAATGATGCCTTCCGGGTTCAGGGCACGGTGATAGCCCACGGTTGGTAATTGTTTGGCGCTGTCGGGATAGGTACTGCTAAGGTCTACTGCCACCAGCTCATGCCCTTTACCCAAGGCAAAGATGAATTCAGTAAGGTGCTTCGATAGACTGACGATCCGCATGCCTGCACCATCTTTTTCCTTCTTTCCAAAACGGCCACAGGCTGTCAATGTCCCGATGGCCAAAATGATCACAAGTATTTTTTTCATTGGTAAACAGTTGAAAGGGGCGATGGACCTGCCATCGCCCTTGTGGTTAAAAATGGTAAGCCAGGTTGACGCCCCCAAAGACCAGTGCGTTCCTCGCTGCCGGCACATAAGCATCGGGCAATTGGTTCGCGAATACCATGATATAATACCTGGTATTGGTCATATTGCTGATTCCCGCATAGGCATGGACGTTAAAATGCCTGCCCAGCATTTGCTGGATACCGATCTTGCCGTTCAGCAGGTTATAGCTGCTGGCGTAAAAGTCATTCAATGAAGTGATGGGCATCCTGTCGCGGTAATTGTACACCAGGTTGGCATAGATGCCATGACCGAATTGCAGGTCAACGCCCAGGTTGGCCACCACCCTGGCCACAGCCGCCACTTCCTTGTTGCTATAATCCTCTTTCACACTAACTGATTTCTGGATGGTGAATCCATCGCCATATTTGAAATCCGAAAAGGTCAGGTTGGCAAATGGACGGATGCTACGGACGAACTGCTCCTTGGATTGCCATACCATATAGTGTACCGATGCTTCCAGACCCTTGTGGATCTGCTTGCCCCCGTTCACCATATAGGAATAGAGGGTAGTATTGGGGGATGCGGGTGATTGAACGGCAACTGCAGTCATTTTATCTGCAAAGACTGCATGGAACAGGCTGAATTCATACTGGAGCCTTTTGTCCACTAATTGCCCTTTACTGCCGATCTCGAACTGGTTGCCGATCTCAGGTTTCAGGTCTTCATTCACCCTGCCGGTCGGTGGTGTGGCCGGGTTGGTCACGGCAGGTGTGGTGATATAGAAGTAGGAACTGACCGGGGCCTTGTAGCCCTTGCTGTAGGACGCATAAAGGGAAACATTCTTATTGATCACTTTATTGATGGCCAGGTGCGGGGACAACATGCCACTATAATTCCGTTGGTAACGGGTTGGCCTGGTTGGCAAGGCTGCATTGAAGCGATCGTTCAACTCCAGGTCCATCTGGCTCAGGCTGATGCCTCCGGTAATGGAAAGGTCCTTGGGAAGGGCGAGGGTCCATTCTGTAAAGACCGTACTGGTCTTACTGATGGTGGACACATTGGAGGTAGTGGCGTTGATCACCCAATAGGGACTTTGGCCATACACCCAGTTGTTGCCCGTATCATTGGGATCCTGTTTCATATTGTAACCAATGACCTGTGCATCCTGGCGCTGGGCTTCCACGCCGGTAATACCGTTAAGGCTGGTACCGCTGTTCAGCGCGAACCTGGTATTAAAGGTGGAGCGCAGGCCGTAATTGATGGAGGTCTTGTCCGTCCAACCGCCGGCACTGCTGGCATTACTGTTCAGTCCGGTTCCGTAGATGGAGGTGGTGTTGGAGAACTGCTTGGAGAACTGGTAAGTATGACCGATGCCTGCACGAATGGTGATCACATTGCTGTGTGCGTCACGCTTGATGTATTCAGGGTTGCCGGAATAATCCCCATTGTTCCATTGGTCAATGGTCAGTTCCCCAAACCTTTCATCGTAGCTGTTGGCATAACCCACAAAGGCATTGATGCTTTGTTTCTCATTGGGCTGGAAATTACCTGCAAAGTTCACGAAGTCCTTGCTGGACTTGTTATGGATACTATAGCCATCGGATTGCTGGTTGCCGTAGTTCAGCAGGATAGAAGAACGGTCGCTGCCCGACTGGAACTGCGTAGTGTAACGGCGAAGGCCATAGTTGCCAAACATGAGTTCCTGGCTCAGGCTGCTGCCTTTACCCGGTTTGATAGTATTCAGGTTCACGGCACCGGCGATGGCCAATCCATATAGGGTTCCTGCCGGTCCTTTGGTGACTTCCACATTACCAATAGAACTGAAGTCAATATCATCCATCACGGTAATGCCCTCGGCATCGGTAAGGGGGATGCCATTCAGGTATACTTTATAACCCTGGCCATCGAAATTGCTGCTGATGCCCCTGGTTCCCCTGGCACCAT is drawn from Flavihumibacter rivuli and contains these coding sequences:
- a CDS encoding M57 family metalloprotease, with the protein product MQNKFRLSALALALLIAGASCKKAATVAEEPNAVTQEVVDGIKAMGFTTTGIQATDGGYIVEGDIFISRNDLGRNMQGAILRVGQSEQYRTTNLVTGLPRVITISVDSRLASSYVAATDEAIARFNAENLQLTFQRVSSGANIAITQAPRNAQYLASAGFPTAQGNPHNQVLVNTRAIGSQPQSTVATILAHEIGHCIGFRHTDYMDRSYSCGGSTANEGASTVGAILIPGTPAGPDPNSWMLACIGSGQNRPFNANDKTALSYLY
- a CDS encoding DinB family protein is translated as MTILANLLRELEQESVTTRKMLERIPEDKFDWKPHPKSMDLRMLSTHLAELPSWVPMILHTNELDFEVMDHKLPVIKSRAELLAFFEQSLAEGKKALAEGNDGMLEGDWTLRSGAKIHDVSPRPEVMRMTYCQIVHHRAQLGVYLRLLDVPIPGSYGPSADENTF
- a CDS encoding FecCD family ABC transporter permease, whose translation is MKNKRQVIPALAVILVVTTVAAIAEGAVQIPVTAMVSGIQHWLSGEELIGLQENVFIELRLPRVLLCCLVGSILAVSGVLMQGLFRNPIVEPGLVGTSSGAACGAALVFVLAAGIDPGLKANLGAWLAPLFAFGGAMLATLLVYTLAGEGKGSSVVSLLLAGIAVNAIGLSGTGFLAYIARDPQARSITFWSLGTFSGASWWQVVIVGTTGISGCLLAFRYAKQLNTLLLGEEDANYLGVDTVMLKRKIMILNTAMVAIATAFVGVISFVGLIVPHILRLLMGSDNRKLLPAAALAGAILLNLADMAARLLLAPAEIPIGIITSLVGAPIFIILLKRSQLAVTKGEHHG
- a CDS encoding acyl-CoA dehydrogenase family protein, which gives rise to MGQSLALEQVIPAAIMERIRRYSASAEQMRQLHPEQVAILHQEGWLRMMVPKAYGGLELGFPEVIRLEEALAWVDGSIGWTVTLCSGANWFIGFLPDETAKEFFGDSHVCLAGSGAPTGTAQITGNGYIINGRWKYATGSPIATAFTANCLLEKDGQPILDANGQQAIRAFVFKQEEVIINDDWSTIGMIATASNSYEVEELEVPETRSFVITPDAARLDGLIFRVPFLPFATATLTANLSGMAIRFLELAGQLNEERLAKGQVDEAFGRMVKGSISESNRQITALRKLWYDLIEDYWKFGNTFGIFQEELSDLLAISSRGLANSSRHYVDEIYPLLGLAAANTATEINRVWRNLHTASQHALFASIQDHDQAQ
- a CDS encoding helix-turn-helix transcriptional regulator, with protein sequence MNRIDRLFGILTMLQSKKYVPAEKIAEKFGISIRTVYRDIKAIGEQGVPLGFEQGKGYYVMQGYFLPPVSFTTEEANALLLMEAMVGGFADLSIKKHYSSALGKVKTVLRHQQKEKLEFLDRNIKFHLPECFMPDYAYLSKIQAAIAGRTILEIAYENKEGIASRRRVEPIGLVFYAFAWHLIGWCHHRKDYRDFRVSRIKSMVSTDLPFLNESLMDLNDYVKLCPIDQ
- a CDS encoding VOC family protein, whose product is MNQRLVQIAIVVRDYDEAIQFYVHTLGFELVEDSVMSPTKRWVVVRPKGSGGANVLLAKAANPEQESVVGRQTGGRVFLFLHTDDFDRDYERYRDAGVKFIREPAVEDFGKVSVFEDLYGNLWDLIEPR
- a CDS encoding heme/hemin ABC transporter substrate-binding protein codes for the protein MKKILVIILAIGTLTACGRFGKKEKDGAGMRIVSLSKHLTEFIFALGKGHELVAVDLSSTYPDSAKQLPTVGYHRALNPEGIIAANPGLVVHSNDIGPDNVLPQITKAGLSVKSFGGANTIDSTRMLIRELGQFFHEEKMANSLVAKMDSDLQKAEAFLQSRAITDTPSVMIIHFGRAMNIYFVMSGRKGPGDKMIELAGGKVAGYDGKGARQLSAEAVAAADPDIIIATDYGYDQMGSMDKFISTVPGVALTKAGKNKRIIRFEEHDLVYFGPRTGENIIQLIQQIHPNGSNEK
- a CDS encoding heme ABC transporter ATP-binding protein yields the protein MVKLEQVEYSSGKKRIIQKLDVCLEAGKLHVIIGPNGSGKSTTLKLIAGELNPTSGKVFLNGIDLKNIGKAELARFRAVMSQHAQLSFPLPVGEVVMMGRYPFFDIRPSAADESIVETAMQRTGVRHLAGRDYLTLSGGEKQRVQFARVLAQLESDGEPSNKLLLLDEAVASLDIKFQHQVLKEAKALVNQGVTVVCILHDLNLGLQYGDSLLMMKEGSMVYRLDQPHNLTPAMIRDVFDVEASIIQPHAANRPVIVY
- a CDS encoding S8 family peptidase, whose amino-acid sequence is MRITLFLALCAFSSVSSLAQGLTDRDSSLSLLRRGITENKVGTTIREPFNPSQKAYAIPGQTLPKGIRVLRSFNKDYVIVAIPTEQEWNSLIRQGIQPIAVNDYWKLSPELAETVLAAKQDDQQQSYLVELSDPKAFTDHYIGNRNISFSKVSGQHNIAIIRTSFHWLEKHILQDTMVRFIARQRQPVVERELTGFDLSANAVNAAHRLWPDIDGRGLTVSIKEEIMDTVDIDFKGRYKSSPDAAKLMQAHATTMTTIIAGGGNTYFTGTGVARGSQFSSSDFANLLPDNDANLTGTGISVQNHSYGTGIENFYGADARAYDQQVNALPYLVHVFSAGNSGSLTSTSGPYAGIEKMANLTGSFKMAKNVILVAAMDSIGNIPAAISRGPAYDGRLKPELVAFGEDGSSGAAALVSGFSLLIQQSYRDKHGQLPSAALVKSILASTATDIGARGIDFASGYGAVNAVRAIALVKKGQYHNGMINTGQQDSYRLTIPENIGQARIVLSWLDPAALTNSNTALVNDLDLELVNELTGEIWQPWVLNSTPSLDALTQLATRKRDSLNNTEMISLDIPAAGNYLVKIRANNLATNLQAYALSWHFDTLNTFQFTFPVKGDNLLPGKRNTLRWQSGYNGTGQLEYQLNNSGSWQSMDPNVDLSTPHYKWQAPDQFASITFRMTIGANTYHSDTVSISNNLLIRTGFNCVDSFLIYWQKAPTAVQGYRLYRLGDRYLEPFTELTDTALVQYASNNPYEYFTVAPILANGVEAEKAYTFNYKTQQTGCYIRNFLADAGQPNEARLTLELGTTYSVKKIGFEQLTKNGFIELSAVSPVVTFQNITTTFASNGLNIFRAYVELENGTRLYTPNESVYQFNENPYYVFPNPVNKGQSLRVMVEDPEGTSFVLYDINGRLLFQQRLSNTIQSIDLSRLQAGIYIYTIIKDGQRQLTKKLVIQ